A genomic window from Halogeometricum borinquense DSM 11551 includes:
- a CDS encoding zinc metalloprotease: MSTNTTLSFSSRELRDLAVAWVALGLAFAIFFAGGGMRAIANVFGGGLVGPFLVSLLTAGIGFLLHELAHKVVAVRFGQVAEFRADYGMLFLAVMSSLAGFIFAAPGAVYHRGMLTDREHGLIALAGPVTNLALAALFLPVLLIGALGGSDFVGLVGFRGVTINLFLAAFNMLPFGALDGKTVISWSKGVFAVVFIPSLLLTLALVFGITPF; this comes from the coding sequence ATGAGTACGAACACCACTCTCAGTTTCAGTTCTCGGGAACTCCGTGACCTCGCCGTCGCATGGGTTGCTCTCGGACTTGCCTTCGCCATCTTCTTCGCTGGTGGCGGCATGCGTGCCATCGCCAACGTCTTCGGCGGCGGACTGGTCGGTCCGTTCCTCGTCAGTCTACTGACCGCTGGTATCGGCTTTCTCCTCCACGAACTCGCACACAAAGTCGTCGCCGTCAGATTCGGACAAGTCGCAGAGTTCCGCGCCGACTACGGGATGCTCTTTCTCGCTGTGATGAGTTCACTCGCCGGATTCATCTTCGCCGCACCCGGCGCAGTCTACCATCGCGGCATGCTCACGGACCGCGAACACGGCCTGATCGCACTCGCCGGCCCCGTGACGAACCTCGCTCTCGCGGCCCTCTTCCTCCCGGTTCTCCTCATCGGCGCACTCGGAGGATCAGATTTCGTCGGACTCGTCGGCTTCCGCGGCGTCACGATCAACCTGTTTCTCGCCGCGTTCAACATGCTCCCGTTCGGCGCGCTCGACGGCAAGACAGTCATCTCGTGGAGCAAAGGGGTGTTCGCCGTCGTTTTCATCCCATCTCTGCTGCTGACGCTGGCTCTCGTCTTCGGGATCACCCCATTCTAA
- a CDS encoding TraB/GumN family protein, translated as MSKEATGEGRVRVVGTAHVSEDSVREVEDVVAEERPDVVAVELDEGRYRQMKGGAPDDIEPGDLLRGNTVFQFIAYWMLSYVQAQLGEKFDVEPGADMLAAVETAEKFGIDVALVDRDINETMRRFWSQMSLIEKLKMVGGLAFGLGDSRGVGIVIGLIIGLLVGPLVGLFGGSFGIGLPILSRITGGAVVLAAVAAVLWVVSAPFLDTENRILVALGGGTAAGIIGGFGLGLAAPFIASLSSFAVRTVGSLTLGVGVGLLLAGLAATLATAFGMGPDDDVEEMEELDIDSMTDTDVVSAMMEEFREFSPGGAQALIDERDAYIAHRLVALRQSGHHVVAVVGAGHREGIERYLKYPERLPPMDSLTGTPSSGLPWAKIVGTGISAAVVVFFGLLTLSTAGNDTLIRLFGAWFLINGAFAAGLAKALGARWPSALVGGAVAWMTSINPFLAPGWFTGYMELQYDPVNISDISRLNELLADEEAPLGELVSDLFDVPLFRLIMVVAATNIGSIVASALFIGYVLPLFALDLGGPQGIINLMFEGAQNGWNILISLL; from the coding sequence ATGAGTAAGGAAGCGACCGGAGAGGGTCGCGTCCGCGTCGTCGGGACGGCCCACGTCTCCGAGGACAGCGTCCGCGAAGTCGAAGATGTCGTCGCGGAAGAGCGTCCTGACGTGGTCGCCGTCGAACTCGACGAAGGGCGGTATCGTCAGATGAAGGGTGGCGCGCCCGACGATATCGAACCCGGAGATTTGCTCCGCGGCAACACCGTCTTCCAGTTTATCGCGTACTGGATGCTGTCGTACGTGCAGGCGCAACTCGGCGAGAAGTTCGACGTGGAACCCGGTGCAGACATGCTGGCAGCCGTCGAAACGGCGGAGAAGTTCGGTATCGATGTGGCCCTCGTAGACCGCGATATCAACGAGACGATGCGACGTTTCTGGTCGCAGATGTCGCTCATCGAGAAGTTGAAGATGGTCGGCGGACTCGCGTTCGGTCTCGGAGATAGTCGCGGCGTGGGCATCGTCATCGGACTGATCATCGGCCTGTTGGTCGGTCCGCTCGTCGGTCTGTTCGGCGGATCGTTCGGTATCGGTCTCCCGATTCTGTCCCGCATCACCGGCGGCGCAGTCGTTCTCGCCGCCGTGGCGGCCGTCCTCTGGGTCGTCTCGGCGCCGTTCCTCGATACGGAAAACCGTATTCTCGTCGCTCTCGGCGGCGGTACCGCGGCCGGCATCATCGGCGGATTCGGTCTCGGCCTCGCAGCGCCGTTTATCGCCAGCCTCAGTTCGTTCGCCGTGCGCACCGTCGGGAGTCTCACCCTCGGTGTCGGCGTCGGTCTTCTGTTGGCTGGATTGGCCGCGACGCTTGCAACCGCGTTCGGGATGGGCCCGGACGACGACGTCGAAGAGATGGAAGAGTTAGACATCGACTCGATGACCGATACGGACGTGGTGAGCGCCATGATGGAGGAGTTCCGCGAGTTCTCTCCCGGCGGCGCGCAGGCCCTTATCGACGAGCGCGACGCGTACATTGCGCATCGATTGGTCGCACTCCGACAGTCCGGCCACCACGTCGTCGCCGTCGTCGGCGCGGGGCACCGCGAAGGCATCGAACGGTACCTGAAGTATCCAGAGCGACTCCCGCCGATGGATTCGTTGACGGGAACGCCCTCAAGTGGCCTTCCGTGGGCGAAAATCGTCGGCACCGGCATCTCCGCCGCAGTCGTCGTGTTCTTCGGCCTGCTTACGCTCTCGACGGCCGGCAACGACACGCTGATTCGTCTGTTCGGCGCGTGGTTCCTCATCAACGGCGCGTTCGCGGCCGGACTGGCGAAAGCCCTCGGCGCGCGATGGCCGTCGGCTCTCGTCGGCGGTGCCGTCGCGTGGATGACCTCCATCAACCCCTTCCTCGCACCCGGATGGTTCACGGGCTACATGGAACTGCAGTACGATCCCGTCAACATCAGCGATATCAGCCGTCTCAACGAGTTACTCGCGGACGAAGAGGCACCACTTGGCGAACTCGTCAGCGACCTGTTCGACGTTCCGCTGTTCCGCCTTATCATGGTGGTGGCGGCGACGAACATCGGAAGCATCGTCGCCTCGGCGTTGTTCATCGGATACGTCCTCCCCCTGTTTGCGCTCGACTTAGGCGGACCGCAAGGCATCATCAATCTGATGTTCGAGGGAGCGCAAAACGGCTGGAACATCCTTATCAGCCTCCTATAA
- a CDS encoding glycerate kinase type-2 family protein, protein MADLAFDAETPTSAHQTALKCLSDGVNAVLPDRIVRDAVSLNDNTLSVAEATYDLSAFDRILVIGGGKAGDGVADALETVLGDRIDGGAVVTPEPTSGDRIDRLPGAHPVPSETGVESAARIVDLLSETDDRTLVLAVVTGGASAVIPTPADGISLADLQTTTDALLRSGAHIGELNAVRKHLSTLKGGGLARLAAPATVIGLVFSDVVGNDLSVIASGPTAPDETTYDDALSVLDRYGLDVPESVRSRLERGARGELSETPMADDPVFDRVTNHVLADTHTALSAARETAREHGYDSIVLSARVRGEAREAAKTHVAVAEEVAATGDPLDPPAVILTGGECTVTVRGDGDGGPNLEYCLSAARELDTDAVVAAIDSDGEDGGTTVAGAIVDSRTVDDASDESEAAASLAENDSLSFLRDRKCLIRTGPTGTNVNDLRVAIVDDLDGRDSNGNA, encoded by the coding sequence ATGGCCGACCTCGCGTTCGACGCCGAGACGCCGACGTCAGCGCACCAAACTGCTCTCAAATGCCTCTCCGACGGTGTGAACGCTGTTCTCCCCGACCGGATCGTCCGCGACGCTGTCTCTCTCAATGACAACACGCTCTCCGTTGCTGAGGCCACGTACGACCTCTCCGCGTTCGACCGCATCCTCGTTATCGGCGGGGGGAAGGCGGGAGATGGTGTCGCAGATGCCCTCGAAACCGTTCTCGGGGACCGAATTGACGGCGGTGCAGTTGTCACACCGGAACCGACCTCAGGTGACCGAATCGACCGACTCCCCGGCGCACATCCGGTTCCGTCCGAAACGGGCGTTGAGAGCGCGGCCCGAATCGTTGATCTCCTCTCGGAGACGGACGACAGAACCCTCGTTCTCGCCGTCGTCACCGGCGGTGCGAGCGCGGTGATTCCGACGCCTGCCGACGGTATCTCGCTTGCGGACTTGCAGACGACGACCGATGCACTCCTCCGGTCGGGCGCACATATCGGGGAACTCAACGCGGTCAGAAAGCATCTCTCGACGCTCAAAGGCGGCGGCTTGGCGCGCCTCGCCGCACCCGCGACGGTAATCGGTCTCGTCTTCAGCGACGTGGTGGGCAACGATTTGAGCGTCATCGCCTCCGGTCCGACCGCGCCCGACGAGACGACGTACGACGATGCACTCTCCGTACTGGATCGCTATGGTCTCGACGTGCCCGAAAGCGTCCGGAGTAGGCTCGAACGCGGCGCACGCGGTGAGTTATCCGAAACACCGATGGCGGATGATCCGGTATTCGACCGGGTGACGAATCACGTTCTCGCGGACACCCATACGGCGCTCTCCGCGGCACGTGAGACCGCGAGAGAACACGGCTACGATTCGATTGTACTCTCCGCTCGCGTGCGCGGTGAGGCGCGCGAGGCCGCGAAGACGCACGTCGCTGTCGCCGAGGAGGTGGCCGCGACGGGGGACCCACTCGACCCGCCCGCGGTGATTCTCACCGGCGGCGAGTGTACCGTCACGGTTCGCGGTGACGGTGACGGTGGTCCGAACCTCGAATACTGTCTCTCGGCGGCGCGTGAACTCGACACTGACGCCGTCGTGGCCGCGATAGACTCGGACGGCGAGGACGGCGGGACGACAGTGGCGGGGGCAATTGTGGATTCCCGAACGGTCGATGACGCGAGCGACGAGAGCGAGGCGGCGGCGTCACTCGCGGAGAACGATTCGCTCTCATTCCTGCGCGACCGGAAGTGTCTCATCCGAACTGGGCCGACCGGGACCAACGTGAACGATCTGCGCGTCGCCATCGTGGACGACCTCGACGGGCGGGACAGCAATGGGAACGCGTGA
- a CDS encoding ArsR/SmtB family transcription factor produces MARLLPSTSSPDVDASPRVIGLDDDDADDLLSALSSGTARRILADLHEDPANAAALADTVDTSLQNVQYHLGRLEEAGAVEVVDTVYSEKGREMKVYAPSDQPLVVVAADREGTTGLMSALRRLLAAVGVVGVASFLVQWATVGLPFGGQTGSAGGDVSMMETARASDTAATAAGLPPGLLFFLGGISVILVWSLVWYFRRE; encoded by the coding sequence ATGGCTCGCCTCCTCCCCTCCACGTCGTCACCCGACGTAGACGCCTCCCCTCGCGTCATCGGCCTTGACGACGACGATGCCGACGACTTGCTGTCGGCACTTTCCTCAGGGACGGCACGTCGCATTCTCGCGGATCTCCACGAAGACCCCGCAAATGCGGCCGCCCTCGCAGACACCGTCGATACTTCCCTACAGAACGTCCAGTATCATCTCGGCCGACTCGAAGAAGCCGGTGCCGTCGAAGTCGTCGATACCGTCTACTCCGAGAAAGGCCGCGAGATGAAGGTGTACGCGCCTTCTGACCAACCGCTGGTCGTCGTCGCCGCCGACCGTGAGGGAACGACTGGATTGATGAGTGCGCTCCGTCGCCTCCTCGCGGCCGTCGGCGTCGTCGGCGTCGCCAGCTTCCTCGTCCAGTGGGCGACGGTCGGCCTCCCGTTCGGAGGGCAGACTGGTAGTGCGGGCGGCGACGTGTCGATGATGGAAACCGCGCGCGCCAGCGACACCGCGGCTACCGCCGCGGGCCTCCCGCCCGGACTCCTCTTTTTCCTCGGCGGGATATCCGTCATCCTCGTTTGGTCGCTTGTCTGGTATTTCCGGCGCGAGTGA
- a CDS encoding bifunctional nuclease family protein has product MNHRAEVKGIGVGVDAEGGSVPAVILEVRQEFLPIVITSDQAQAIQLALTGEPFERPLTHDLLVDMITEFGGAIDSIRIDDLTDGTFFAKIDAERYENGEPKKFVFDARPSDSVALAVRVDCPILVSDEVLDEAGQPPEHFDLGEPSDGPDDVDL; this is encoded by the coding sequence ATGAATCACCGGGCCGAGGTGAAGGGCATCGGCGTCGGCGTCGATGCCGAGGGAGGAAGTGTTCCCGCGGTAATATTGGAAGTCAGACAAGAATTTCTCCCCATTGTCATCACCTCCGATCAGGCACAGGCAATCCAACTCGCTCTCACCGGCGAACCGTTCGAACGGCCGTTGACCCACGACCTGCTGGTGGACATGATCACGGAGTTCGGCGGTGCCATCGACAGTATCCGCATCGACGATCTGACCGACGGAACGTTCTTTGCGAAGATCGACGCCGAGCGGTACGAGAACGGCGAACCGAAGAAGTTCGTCTTCGACGCGCGCCCGAGCGACTCCGTCGCTCTTGCCGTCCGCGTTGACTGTCCCATTCTCGTCTCCGACGAAGTGCTCGACGAGGCCGGGCAACCGCCCGAACATTTCGACCTCGGCGAGCCCTCCGACGGACCGGACGACGTTGATCTCTGA
- the ileS gene encoding isoleucine--tRNA ligase has translation MDDLSDQYTPADIESVVGDYWDEENAYEATKEAHADDPAFFFVDGPPYTSGQMHLGTAWNKTLKDAIIRYKRMTGHRVTDRPGYDMHGLPIEVKVEEELGFETKRDIEEYGMESFIDECKSFAERNREAMDDDFQSIGVWMDWDDPYKTLSPEYMEAAWWAFDQVADRGLVERGKRSVNYCPRCQTAIAANEVEYDEIDSPSIYVKFPLEDREGSLVIWTTTPWTIPANTFVAVDGEMTYQAVRAEKGGESEVLYLAEPCVEDVLKKGRYEDYEVVEELSGEEMVGWEYDNPLAGHLNEYADFEGAGEVYTAEYVEADRTGLVHSAPGHGQEDFARGQDLGLDVFVPVDGRGEFTEQAGDYAGTFVRDANPDIIEDLEADGSLLHSGEHSHRYGHCWRCDTDIIFLATDQWFITVTDVKDELLDNIEDSEWHPQWARDNRFRDFVADAPDWNISRQRYWGIPLPIWESEDGEDFIVVGTREELAERADQDVDPGELDLHRPSVDPLTITEDGTTYERVPDVFDVWIDSSVATWGTLDYPGNETDFEELWPADLIVEAHDQTRGWFWSQLGMGTAARGEIPYEEVLMHGFANDENGRKMSKSLGNIVTPEEAIDRAGRDPLRAYLLSHDQQGVDLSFDWDGLADTQSALNIFWNVFRFPLPYMELDGYDPANPDLSAGELSVVDEWVLSRLQTVKADVADAWDDYEVHDALNAILDFVTEDVSRFYVKAIRERMWEEEDSESKRGAYATLATVLNETVQLIAPFTPYVAERMYQHLDGSETTVHALDYPTVDEAWRDEELERNMAVLRNVEEAAANARQQGERKLRWPVQRVVVASEDDEVAEAVEALSDLLADRVNTRTIEVVETFDELVEYADPQMGVIGPAFGGDAQKVMQAVKGVPREEVESGVEVDGETVELTDEMVEYRAEPPENVYDAEFAATDGTDGGVVYVDTSLTEEIEAEGYARDVIRRIQEMRKRLSLDVEEEIAVSLDVQDDRVADLVYRHEDLIAEEVRATTLNSDGEDADLTEEWDIEGVTVVISIAQTA, from the coding sequence ATGGACGACCTAAGCGACCAGTACACGCCGGCGGATATCGAGTCCGTCGTCGGCGATTACTGGGACGAGGAGAACGCCTACGAGGCGACGAAGGAGGCGCACGCGGACGACCCGGCCTTCTTCTTCGTTGACGGCCCGCCGTACACGTCGGGACAAATGCACCTCGGGACAGCGTGGAACAAGACGCTGAAGGACGCCATCATCCGTTACAAGCGGATGACGGGTCACCGCGTCACGGACCGGCCGGGCTACGACATGCACGGTCTGCCTATCGAGGTCAAAGTCGAGGAGGAACTCGGCTTTGAGACCAAGCGCGACATCGAAGAGTACGGCATGGAGTCGTTCATCGACGAATGCAAGTCGTTCGCCGAACGCAACCGCGAGGCGATGGACGACGATTTCCAGTCTATCGGCGTCTGGATGGACTGGGACGACCCGTACAAGACGCTCTCGCCGGAGTACATGGAGGCCGCGTGGTGGGCGTTCGACCAAGTCGCAGACCGCGGACTGGTCGAACGCGGCAAGCGCTCTGTCAACTACTGCCCGCGCTGTCAGACCGCTATCGCCGCGAACGAAGTCGAGTACGACGAAATCGACTCGCCGTCTATCTACGTGAAGTTCCCCCTCGAAGACCGCGAGGGGAGCCTCGTTATCTGGACGACGACGCCGTGGACCATCCCGGCGAACACGTTCGTCGCTGTCGACGGCGAGATGACGTACCAGGCCGTCCGCGCCGAGAAGGGCGGCGAGAGCGAGGTGCTGTACCTCGCTGAACCCTGCGTCGAAGACGTGCTAAAGAAGGGGCGATACGAGGATTACGAAGTCGTCGAAGAGCTATCCGGCGAGGAGATGGTCGGGTGGGAGTACGACAACCCGCTGGCCGGCCACCTGAACGAGTACGCCGACTTCGAAGGCGCGGGTGAGGTGTACACCGCCGAGTACGTCGAAGCCGACCGAACGGGTCTGGTCCACTCCGCGCCCGGCCACGGTCAAGAAGACTTCGCCCGCGGACAGGACCTCGGACTCGACGTGTTCGTGCCGGTTGACGGCCGCGGCGAGTTCACCGAACAGGCCGGCGACTACGCCGGCACGTTCGTCCGCGACGCCAACCCCGACATCATCGAGGACTTGGAGGCGGACGGCTCGCTCCTCCACTCGGGCGAACACAGCCACCGGTACGGTCACTGTTGGCGGTGTGATACGGACATCATCTTCCTCGCCACCGATCAGTGGTTCATCACCGTCACAGACGTGAAAGACGAACTCCTCGACAACATCGAGGATTCGGAGTGGCATCCGCAGTGGGCGCGCGACAACCGCTTCCGCGACTTCGTCGCCGACGCGCCCGACTGGAACATCTCCCGGCAGCGCTACTGGGGCATTCCGCTGCCCATCTGGGAGTCCGAAGACGGCGAGGACTTCATCGTCGTCGGTACGCGCGAGGAGTTAGCCGAACGCGCCGATCAGGACGTAGATCCCGGAGAGTTGGACCTGCACCGTCCATCCGTCGATCCCCTCACCATCACCGAGGACGGCACGACGTACGAACGCGTGCCGGACGTGTTCGACGTGTGGATCGACTCCTCGGTGGCGACGTGGGGAACGCTCGATTACCCCGGCAACGAGACCGACTTCGAGGAACTGTGGCCCGCCGACCTCATCGTTGAGGCGCACGACCAGACCCGCGGGTGGTTCTGGTCGCAACTCGGCATGGGGACTGCCGCACGCGGAGAGATCCCGTACGAGGAGGTTCTTATGCACGGGTTCGCCAACGACGAGAACGGCCGGAAGATGTCGAAGTCTCTCGGGAACATCGTCACGCCCGAGGAGGCCATCGACCGCGCGGGCCGCGACCCACTGCGCGCGTACCTCCTGAGTCACGACCAGCAGGGTGTCGATCTCTCGTTCGATTGGGACGGACTTGCCGACACCCAGTCGGCGCTCAACATCTTCTGGAACGTCTTCCGATTCCCGCTGCCGTACATGGAACTGGACGGCTACGACCCCGCGAACCCGGACCTCTCGGCGGGCGAACTCAGCGTCGTAGACGAGTGGGTGCTATCGCGTCTCCAGACCGTCAAGGCCGACGTCGCGGACGCGTGGGACGACTACGAGGTTCACGACGCGCTCAACGCAATTCTCGACTTCGTGACGGAGGATGTCTCGCGCTTCTACGTGAAGGCGATCCGCGAGCGGATGTGGGAGGAGGAAGACTCCGAATCCAAACGCGGCGCGTACGCGACGCTTGCGACTGTCCTCAACGAAACGGTGCAACTCATCGCACCGTTCACGCCGTACGTCGCAGAGCGGATGTACCAGCATCTCGACGGCAGCGAGACCACCGTTCACGCGCTCGACTACCCGACCGTAGACGAGGCGTGGCGCGACGAAGAACTGGAGCGCAATATGGCGGTCCTGCGGAACGTCGAAGAGGCGGCCGCGAACGCCCGCCAGCAGGGCGAGCGAAAACTCCGCTGGCCCGTCCAGCGCGTGGTCGTCGCCAGCGAGGACGACGAGGTAGCTGAGGCGGTCGAAGCGCTCTCTGACCTCCTTGCTGACCGGGTGAACACCCGGACTATCGAGGTCGTCGAGACGTTCGACGAACTCGTCGAGTACGCCGACCCGCAGATGGGCGTCATCGGCCCCGCCTTCGGCGGCGACGCACAGAAGGTCATGCAGGCGGTCAAGGGTGTCCCCCGCGAGGAAGTCGAGTCGGGCGTCGAAGTCGATGGTGAGACGGTCGAACTCACCGACGAGATGGTCGAGTACCGCGCCGAACCCCCCGAGAACGTCTACGACGCCGAGTTCGCGGCGACGGACGGCACTGACGGCGGCGTCGTCTACGTCGATACCTCCCTTACTGAGGAGATCGAGGCCGAGGGATACGCGCGCGACGTGATCCGCCGTATCCAAGAGATGCGCAAGCGTCTGTCCCTCGACGTGGAAGAGGAGATTGCGGTCTCCCTCGACGTGCAGGACGACCGCGTAGCCGACCTCGTGTACCGCCACGAGGATCTCATCGCCGAAGAAGTCCGTGCGACCACTCTCAATTCCGACGGCGAGGACGCCGACCTGACTGAAGAGTGGGACATCGAGGGCGTCACTGTCGTCATCAGCATCGCACAGACGGCGTAA
- the glpK gene encoding glycerol kinase GlpK, with protein sequence MTENTYIGAVDQGTTGTRFMVFDHSGKVVASAYQKHEQIYPEPGWVEHAPAEIWENTQAVMLTALEEAGLDAEQLEAIGITNQRETTLIWDKASGRAIANAIVWQDRRTTDRVETLQDEGKEEWVREKTGLEPDAYFSATKAEWLLDNADPIKLARMRPDDVRERAEQGELMFGTIDSWVTYKLTGAHVTDVTNASRTMLFNIHDMDWDDELLEEFNVPAELLPEVRPSSDEDLYGTTDPDGFLGAEIPVAGALGDQQAALFGQTCFDAGDAKNTYGTGSFMLMNTGDEAVMSEHGLLTTVGFQRSGEPVQYALEGSIFITGAAIEWLEDVSLIDDAAETEELARSVDSTDGVYFVPAFTGLGAPHWDQRARGTILGMTRGTRREHVVRATLESIAFQTRDVAEAMEEDSGIDLSTLRVDGGAVKNNFLCQLQSNIVGTDIVRPMVDETTALGAAYAAGLAVGYWSNLDELRDNWQIDREFSPDDSAENVDGRYGRWKEAVDRSRDWAREGSD encoded by the coding sequence ATGACAGAAAACACATACATTGGTGCAGTAGACCAAGGGACGACAGGGACCCGGTTTATGGTCTTCGACCACAGCGGGAAAGTCGTCGCAAGCGCGTACCAGAAACACGAGCAGATTTATCCCGAACCGGGATGGGTCGAACACGCCCCAGCGGAGATTTGGGAGAACACGCAGGCTGTGATGCTGACGGCGCTCGAAGAGGCCGGCCTCGACGCCGAGCAGTTGGAGGCAATCGGCATCACCAACCAGCGTGAGACGACGCTCATCTGGGACAAAGCGAGCGGACGGGCGATAGCGAACGCCATCGTGTGGCAGGACCGCCGGACGACCGACCGCGTCGAGACGCTCCAAGACGAGGGTAAAGAGGAGTGGGTCCGCGAGAAGACCGGTCTCGAACCCGACGCATACTTCTCAGCAACGAAAGCCGAGTGGCTCCTCGACAACGCCGACCCCATCAAACTCGCTCGCATGCGCCCCGACGACGTACGCGAGAGGGCCGAACAGGGAGAACTCATGTTCGGCACTATCGACTCGTGGGTCACCTACAAACTCACGGGTGCGCACGTCACCGACGTGACCAACGCCTCCCGCACCATGTTGTTCAACATCCACGACATGGACTGGGACGACGAACTCCTTGAGGAGTTCAACGTTCCTGCGGAACTCCTTCCCGAAGTCCGGCCATCGTCGGACGAGGACCTGTACGGAACGACCGATCCGGACGGCTTCCTTGGAGCGGAGATTCCCGTCGCGGGCGCGCTCGGAGACCAACAGGCCGCGCTGTTCGGTCAGACCTGTTTCGACGCTGGCGACGCGAAGAACACGTACGGCACTGGCTCGTTCATGCTCATGAACACCGGCGACGAGGCCGTCATGAGCGAACACGGCCTGCTGACCACCGTTGGCTTCCAGCGCTCGGGCGAACCCGTCCAGTACGCGCTTGAGGGTTCCATCTTCATCACCGGCGCGGCTATCGAGTGGCTCGAAGACGTGAGCCTCATCGACGACGCCGCCGAAACCGAAGAACTCGCCCGCTCTGTCGATTCGACCGACGGCGTCTACTTCGTCCCCGCATTCACCGGACTCGGCGCACCTCACTGGGACCAGCGTGCCCGCGGTACTATCCTCGGCATGACCCGCGGCACCCGCCGCGAACACGTCGTTCGCGCCACGCTCGAATCCATCGCGTTCCAGACCCGCGACGTTGCCGAAGCCATGGAGGAAGACAGCGGCATCGACCTCTCGACGCTTCGTGTCGATGGCGGCGCAGTCAAGAACAACTTCCTCTGCCAGCTCCAGTCGAACATCGTCGGCACGGACATCGTGCGACCGATGGTTGACGAGACGACGGCGCTCGGTGCCGCCTACGCGGCCGGACTGGCTGTCGGCTACTGGAGTAATCTCGATGAACTCCGCGACAACTGGCAGATTGACCGGGAGTTCTCCCCCGACGACAGCGCCGAAAACGTCGATGGGCGCTACGGCCGCTGGAAGGAAGCAGTTGACCGCTCACGCGACTGGGCGCGGGAAGGGAGCGACTGA
- a CDS encoding FAD-dependent oxidoreductase — protein MADDTDVVVIGGGATGAGIVRDLALRGVDVTLVERGGLSAGTSGRSHGLLHSGARYAEADEVGARECIAENRILRDIAGECVRDTGGLFLQLAEDDPEYFEAKRTACEDIGIPIETLSGDEVRNEISGLSEAVERAMKVPDAVVSPSRLVAANAADARDHGATILTNAPVEDLHVEDGRITGVKVGGSVGETIAAKQVVNAAGAWAEDVGRMAGVEVAMRPTKGVMVSVQYDGLGPVLNRARDPADGDIVVPHDGEVVLGTTSIEVDDPDDYPEDAQEVERMVEECSKMLPPAREAERVRTWWGVRPLYAPDEDSREGARGISRGFFCVDHGDDGVENFTSIVGGKLTTYRQMAEATTDRVCEKLGVAADCRTAAKRLPGADDPEQLDAYVTEFGGAGPTDEDVVRG, from the coding sequence ATGGCAGACGACACCGACGTAGTGGTGATTGGCGGCGGTGCGACTGGTGCTGGAATCGTCCGCGATTTGGCGTTGCGCGGCGTGGACGTGACACTTGTCGAACGTGGTGGCCTTTCGGCGGGAACCTCCGGTCGGTCTCATGGCTTGCTTCACAGCGGTGCGCGATACGCCGAGGCCGACGAGGTGGGTGCGCGCGAGTGTATCGCGGAAAATCGAATCCTGCGCGATATTGCTGGCGAGTGCGTTCGCGATACCGGTGGCCTGTTCCTCCAACTGGCCGAGGACGACCCCGAGTACTTCGAGGCAAAGCGCACCGCCTGCGAGGATATCGGCATCCCGATCGAGACGCTCTCTGGCGACGAGGTGCGGAATGAAATATCGGGCCTCTCCGAGGCTGTCGAGCGCGCGATGAAAGTTCCCGACGCCGTCGTCTCCCCGTCGCGCCTCGTCGCCGCGAACGCCGCGGACGCCCGCGATCACGGAGCGACTATCCTGACGAATGCACCCGTGGAAGACCTGCACGTCGAAGACGGCCGCATCACCGGCGTCAAAGTCGGCGGATCGGTCGGTGAGACCATTGCCGCGAAACAGGTCGTCAACGCCGCTGGCGCGTGGGCAGAAGACGTCGGCCGGATGGCGGGCGTCGAGGTGGCGATGCGTCCCACGAAGGGAGTGATGGTCTCAGTTCAGTACGACGGACTCGGTCCCGTTCTCAACCGCGCCCGCGACCCTGCGGACGGCGACATTGTCGTCCCGCACGATGGGGAAGTCGTCTTGGGAACGACGAGTATCGAGGTGGACGACCCCGACGACTATCCGGAGGATGCCCAAGAAGTCGAACGGATGGTCGAAGAATGCTCGAAGATGCTTCCGCCTGCCCGCGAGGCTGAACGGGTTCGAACGTGGTGGGGCGTCCGCCCACTCTACGCACCGGACGAGGATTCCCGCGAGGGTGCGCGCGGTATCTCTCGCGGCTTCTTCTGCGTGGATCACGGCGACGACGGCGTCGAAAACTTCACGAGTATCGTCGGCGGGAAACTCACCACCTATCGACAGATGGCCGAGGCCACGACGGACCGCGTCTGCGAGAAACTCGGTGTTGCTGCCGACTGTCGAACCGCAGCAAAGCGACTTCCGGGCGCAGATGACCCTGAACAGTTAGACGCATACGTTACGGAGTTCGGCGGTGCAGGACCGACGGACGAAGACGTGGTTCGAGGCTGA